The Amblyomma americanum isolate KBUSLIRL-KWMA chromosome 2, ASM5285725v1, whole genome shotgun sequence genome contains the following window.
acttaatacgcaaaaacatggaagcattggtatcagttatgtctgccacgagtgaacgataagggggtagttggtatgacatgattacaatacataaaactgagcaggggacaagacacagaagagaagcaaacagtaAGAGCTCGTCCTCtttccttctctcctgtgtcttttcccctgctcagttttatgtcttatACTCATGACTGCCACGATTTtgaagacatacgaatacattattttatttttaaaaaatacatatttcacttgtctagacagtgcgtatcgttatctaatacacaatggcattgtcaatggcaatgcagttattattgttgcgtttgatccttccacaaattccaTGAAGAAGCCatgctgcaacatgagcccccccccccccccccccctttccgaacaaaatttctggctacaccACTGGTGCATGCAGAAGGCATTTTcaagtgcttttttttgtttcaagctTGTCGTCGAAATGTTTTCGTTTCTCACTGTTTACACAGACAAATGTCCACGCTTTAGCCAGCGTCAAGCTCTCCCACGGCGAAGCTGGCTACCGATACTTCATCGGTGATGTTTTCTATCAGGTGTGCGGTATGTTTAAATAGAGAATTATAGCATACCGCGATTCGCGATCCGCTTCTACGGGGTGCCACCAAGGAGACACAAGCTTTCTACATCCTCCTAAGgtgtcactgcgcgtgcgcaggttgctctgacggcgccagatggcgcaagTTGTCGGCGAGCTGAGTGCACGCTTGCCTCGTCAGGGCCAGTCAGCTCGTGTGCGCTGGCTGAGCGCGGAAGCGGATTACGATAGCGGGTCTCGCTATGCTATAACTTTCATCAAATGAAATAAAGAAGACAGGAAGTCAGACTTGGCTTGAATGTAATgcgctcgcttttttttttaatttttctctcaCCGTCAGGGTGACATGAGGTTCTGCGTGGAGACCGCAAGAAGTCGGACCACCCACGACTTTACACAAAAACCGCCGCGGTAGTGTCCGCGTAACAGAAAGACACGCTCTCAAATCACGCACCACGCGGGTACAGATCGAATCGGATTGCAAAGGGGACGCGGCTGAAAACGGGCAGCCGGTACGTTGCCATAAACAAACATAAGACGCGAAGAACCATCAACAAAATATTGAAGAAAACGGATAACaggcacacacagacacgcacttTCGCCACAACACACGCTCAGAACGCGGAAGGGGGCGCGGACATAGTGTAGGACAGGAACAAATCTTCTTTTGTACAGAGAAACTAAATAATAAATAATCGCCCCCGAAAACGAATACAAACGTAAATTCACGTATATGATAGAGCCAGAGGTTGGTGGTGCTGCTGATGTTCAACACGACTCACTGCGAATAGTGTGTGCGTACGTTTGCGCTTCGATGGCCCCGGCTTTCGAAGACTAAATTCTGTTAGACAACCCAGCCTCGAATGCAAAGGCATCACAAGCTCACGCATTCCAAGCCAGAATAACTGCCCCATTTAGTCCGTGGGAAAACTGTTTATtgtcttttctttcattttttgccTACGGAAGTAGTTGCTTGCAAAAATCCTAATAGACATTCTATGCAGACTACCTGTTGTCTTTCTATGGAGAGTCAAATGAATTTTTCTTAGGTATGCTTGCTGTTTCAGGGTCAGTGGTTGTGGCAGTGCAGTTAGTCCCCAATAGGACTAACCTCTGCAGAAATTTAGTGTTTTCTGGCTTAGAGTGCGTGACTGCGCTCGACTCCTGTTGCTCCCCTGACTTCCAAGTTAGAACTCTACAGCATGAAATGCCCCCGTACAAAAGCATGCCCTATGGGAGTTTTTCTAGGCGATATTCTGGGGAACAGGAGAAGCGCAgcaagcacgcacacacgcacgcacactgaAATGGCCGCGCGCGCTctacaccagaaaaacatggatAGAGACTAACTGCACCGTTTAGTCCTAGCAGGCAATGGTTAGTCCGTGAGGGGACTAACTGTGGCTGATGCCCCTTCAGCACTTGACTCTGAAGGTAGTAATAGCCGCTTCTTTGGGGACTGATGGCTGTTGAAACACAGTTCGTTCCCTACAGATCAACCCCCGTCCTCCCCCAACCCTCGGTCCTCTCTGGCTTAGAGCGCGCTTTGCCAAGAACCTCGCACCGACAGGCAGCACTATAGACAGCGCTGCGCACTTTCCAACGTGCGAACGTCTTGTTTGCTTTTGCGTCGTTTTCTTTTAACGCCGTCTTTGTATGTTTAGTGTTGTGTAAAGATGCAGGCATTGACTAGACAAGGTATACACGCAGGACTAACCCGCCTCACGTCCGAGGCAGCCGACGCGGAGTATTGCATAAATCCCACAAGAAAACAAGGACTGATCCTGCTGCCCAGGGTGGAACTATACATCGTATTCTATGCACTCATATGCGGTGCAAGTACAGCGTGAGCTCAGAAGGTTTATTCTCTGAAGCTTGTTTTGCAGACTCCGAGGGGTCGTGTAAATGGCTCAGCAACCTAATTTGTGCATCATCACTTTATGGGAAGGAAAAGGCTCAGCATTTAATTGGCGCACTTTTTACTTTCCGCGCGTGCGGAAATGCGTAGCGGATCTTAGGGCCCGATGGTTACTGCTCGACTATAGCATCATTATTGACTGTTCGTTTTGGTGAATAACTGTGCCTGCTTGAACATTGTGCCAACAAATGGGCTACGGCTTATTTGGCATGCACGTCACCATTAAAGTGGGAAGCCAGATAGCCGCAGATAGCAGCTCAATTGATTTCGCCCGAGCCTGACAGCTATGCTACAGAGAAGCCTAATGTGAGGAATAAACACTCTCTGCAAATGAAATGTTGTTAACAACTGGCAATCAAACATAGTTACAGCATCGTGGTACTGCGAGTGACTTTAAGTGCTGCTGTGTTTAGAGTAAAATGGCATAGGTGAATTGCAAATGCACCACATGCCACATAACTGCACATAAATGAGCCTCTTTATCTTGCATCATATGCACAGAACGATAGCACAGGGTGGCTGATGTTGAAAGCAAGACACCTATAAGCACTTTTTGCTTACCATTCTACAACTTGAACTGTCTCATTTTATTGCGGCTGTCCTCATCGTATTTATATTCTCATCTTTTAAACTGCATATCAAGGGTGATGAATGGTCTGGTATACAATAGATCCTTAGCAtaatttttcttttgtaactAATGTGCGTGACAATGGTTCATGCGTAGGCCAACAAGACGAAACGACCTGGTGGTGTACGCGGCTACTCCGGCTTATAGCTTCCAGAATACCAGTGTTACGTAAGTTGACTCCTGGCTGCTTTCGTTGTATCGTCACCGACAAGAGGCGAAACCACATCGCAGGAGAAATCCCCTCAGAGTCTGACTGCTGACACTCGAGTCGCTGAGTTTCACGACACCCGGGAGTTCGCAGGAAATGCGactatgaaggaaaaaaaaatgaaaagttgtAGACATGGTGGGGAACAGGCTACCTACAAAGTATTGATTGCTGCTATTCTTTTGCAAAGACTGTGAAACGTCCCCGGAGTACGGGCATGTTTTGCCGAAAAGACACTTCGGCGTATAGTCAGCGCAGCACTTCAGCACTTGCACAGTCTTTCGCCGGAACAGCGTTCATGTCCAGGCTTTCAGAATAGTAaaccgagaaaaaaaataagtgaaGCACACAGGAAtgaagtgagagaagaaaagaggttgaGTCCAGTTGTCTCCCTCCAGAGCGCCAGTAACACACCGCACGGCCGCGACAGAGTCGTCAACCGCCCGCGTACGTAGAACACCCATCATTCCGTCCCGTACGAGGATGTGCGTATCGCGTTGTCCGCACAAGGTCCCAAAAGGAAATGCGGCACGACACCGGTGCTCCTGGCTTGTTGCCGGCAGTCACGCCACGACTCAGTCATTGCCGTCGGCGACGTCTTCCGAGTCGTGGCCCATTCTGCCGTCTTCCAGTGTGGAGGAAGAGGAGTTTGCCGTGGCAGAGGAACTGTTCCGCATGGCCGTCGTCGACAGCGGACTGCTAGGCGCTGACCTCTCCGAAGACATCGGGTCTTCGGAGGCGCCGTCTCGAAAGATGCACATCTTCTCCTGTCGGAGCCCTCCGAACGGCGGTATCACACCAGAGTTCTTGGTGGTCGGAGGCGATGATGACTCGGGTCGCGGCGGCTGATGCGAACCGCCGGTGGATGGCGGGGGAGCCGGGGGTTGCTGCGGTGGTGGGGAGGTGTCCCCGGATGCCGTGGGCAATCGCCACGCGGGGAGCTGGTACGGGAAGAAGCGCAGTCCCTTGAGGTGTTCGTCGGCGGCTGCTTTGAGAGGACTGGGCGCCTTCAGGTAGCTCTGTTCGTTACCCATCAGCAGGCGTTGAACGGAGAAGGGGTTGAAGCCGTACGGCGAGGGGCGCCCCGTGGGAGACGTGTTGCTGgacgcggccgcagcggccgcggcCGCAGAGGACACGAGCATGTCATGGAGCATGAGGCTCTGCTGGTACAGGCTTTGGTTGTACAGGTACTGCAGCGGGAACGAGGAGTGACCCCCTCCGCCCGCGGCTGCAGCGGCGGCCGCCGCAGCGAAAGGCAGGTAGTCCCCGAGTCCGCCGGAATGCTCGGGCGATCCAGGTGAGCGGCCGTGCAGCGCCGAGCGCGGCGACAGGTCGCCTCCGGGTCCCGCCGACGAGGTTTCGTCGGCCGAGAGTGACTGCTCCGTCCGCCGGTCGTCGTCGCTGTAGTACGAGTCGTCCACGTCGATCTTGGTCGGGCAGCTCACGTCACTCGGCGCAAGTGCGCCCCCCGGAAGTGACTTGGAGGCCGGCGGCAGCGCGTACTTCCTGCGAAGCGCAGACGGCAGGAGAAGGAAGCGTGCGTCAGTTCCTCAGAAGCATACGCTAGCCTCAAAGATGCGCTTCATTCACAATAAAGGGCATAGTGCATGTAACTTATAAGAAGCAAGCAACAACTTGATCGAGGGGCGATGACCAACGTTTTGTGATAAGAGTTGTCTCAGTCTGCACTTGTCCTCACCCAGACAAAGAGAAGTGTTCTCGTACAGAA
Protein-coding sequences here:
- the LOC144121188 gene encoding uncharacterized protein LOC144121188; translation: MHKYQPRFHLVRANDILKLPYSTFRTYVFKETEFIAVTAYQNEKITQLKIDNNPFAKGFRETGAARKDKKKYALPPASKSLPGGALAPSDVSCPTKIDVDDSYYSDDDRRTEQSLSADETSSAGPGGDLSPRSALHGRSPGSPEHSGGLGDYLPFAAAAAAAAAGGGGHSSFPLQYLYNQSLYQQSLMLHDMLVSSAAAAAAAASSNTSPTGRPSPYGFNPFSVQRLLMGNEQSYLKAPSPLKAAADEHLKGLRFFPYQLPAWRLPTASGDTSPPPQQPPAPPPSTGGSHQPPRPESSSPPTTKNSGVIPPFGGLRQEKMCIFRDGASEDPMSSERSAPSSPLSTTAMRNSSSATANSSSSTLEDGRMGHDSEDVADGND